Genomic segment of Oryzias melastigma strain HK-1 linkage group LG21, ASM292280v2, whole genome shotgun sequence:
AAGCTTTCTTTCTTGACACCGTTCTGTCCATCATTTCTATTATCACTGTAGTTCTGAACCTGCTTGTCATCATTGCAGTCTCCCACTTTAGGTTAGATTTGTTTCATAACTCTGACAGTTTAGGTTTTATAAAAGTCTAATATTGCTTTTTCTTGGTGGATAATATGATGCGATTTATGTGTAATTAATATCAATCTGTTTCCTTCCAGGCAGCTGCACTCTCCCACTAACATCATCCTCCTCTCTCTGGCTGTCTCAGATTTTCTCGTGGGGCTTCTGTTGTTGCCATTAGAAGTTTACAGAAACACATCTTGCTGGTTTCTTGGGGAAATCATGTGTGCTGTTTATTATTATCTTGCCTGTTGTATTCCATTTGTATCAATTGGTAACATTGTTCTTATATCAGTTGACCGCTATGTGGCCATTTGTCACCCTCTGCAATATCCCACCAGAATCACTACAGTGAGGGTCAAAacgtgtgtttgtctgtgttggCTCTGGTATGGTCTGTACAGCATATTATATATCAAGGATCAAATCATTCATCTTATTGAACCTGGTGAAAACTTTGGATGTCTTGGACAATGTtccatcatttttaattatactATAGGAGTGGTTGATCtcattttgacttttgttcttCCAGTAACAGCCATAGTTGTTCTGTACATGAAGGTGTTTGTGGTGGCTCTGATTCAGGCTCGTTCTATGCGTTCTCATGTTACATTTGTCTCTGTTCAACATCCAGCTaaagcaaaagcaaagaaatcGGAGCTGAAAGCAGCCAGAACTCTTGGTATTCTTGTAGTTACATATTTGTCATGTTTCTGCCCGGCATATTGTGCAGTCCTCgtagaaattgattttttatctGCATATATGCTTCTTgctctgttttatttcaattcctGTGTGAACCCAGTgatttacactttattttacCCCTGGTTTAGAAAAGCTATAAAAATCATAATCACTCTGCAGATACTGAAGCCTGACTCCCGTGAGACAAACATGTTGTAGTGTGCACAGTGGTGACTAATAATCTGCAGAGAATTTAtgtcatttaataaattaacctaGACAGCCGGTAAGTATTGACAGGGCTGGTCCTGGACTAAAGTGTCCTGGTGCAGCGGTAGAGTGATCGACCTCTGAGctgaagattgcaggttcaagtCCCACTCTGCCCACCCATATGTCAAAGTGTCAACaggggcaagacactgaaccccacattgcctctggtggaaggttggcccAAGTGTTCAGCAggggagccaccatcagtgtgcaAATGTGACTGTAGCcggaaggaaggtagaaaagtccTTTACAATTATCGCCATTGACAATATCCACAACCAATTTGAACAATGagattccctttttttttaagacattggTCTTTGTATCATAGAACCAGTGAACATGGAGGCAATGTCTTGTGAATAACataaacaaatctttattttaagagtatttttcctccttcccttttttcttaaagtttccCCTGAAGGCTGGTTTTGTTGCTTATCAGCATTATCAATACTGCTGGATAGATAAACCTGGCTCGCCCCATCCACACCTAGCTTAGAACTTAACtttttggaaggccacaccccttccccTTGAAAGCAGCCTTGGGAGAATTTGTCATTCACTTGAATCATTCAACATGAGACCACCTACCTTtattgaggtatctgattgtTCAGTGTATAACTCAAATAACTTGCACAAAAGacagaatttcaataaaaacatgattaataaaaacatgttaaaaaaggtatcagggtaagaatagttattctgaaaaacagaattagggGGGGTTGGAACTCAATTAAGTTttcataaacagtcaatggcTTAGATGTATCTGTCgtggaccagggggcgggaacacattacaccagttttaaaatcgctgcattggctccctgtgcgtttcaggattgattttaagattcttttaatggtttataaatgtttttatggtcttgggccttcttatctcagtgatatttttttaaagtatgaaccctcgcggaccctgaggttCTCCGGCACCGGTCTGTTAGTTGTTcttaaggtgaggaccaaaacttATAGTGAGGCTTCGTTTTATCATTAtggtcctcgcctctggaacagcctgccgcaggggccgcagagaccgtagaggttttaaagaagaggctcaagagccacctttttaattctgcttttagttgatcttatctGATTATTTATTCTATTAGCTTTAAtaagagctgtcaggcgattacatttttttaaaatcgcgattaattgcatcGTCcgtagttaactcgcgattaatcacaaattaatatgtggccttttttttaaggaaaaaaatgtgtgcttcgtggggCAGGGCCATGTTATTATTCCTCATGAagcaaaattttatttatttttggcaaatattactttttttaaacgaaTAGTGTGTTGgacatcaaaataatattttaaaaaaatctataaaacagAATACAACAtacctaaatatttaaaactgggATCAGATTCAACAACTTAAGCAGATTGTAACCTAGACGATTGCCCAGGTAGCCTATAATCATGCAGGGCTGGCCCTGAATATTgacatttgtttgttgtttaccattgaaaacatcataaaaattattttttttcctcaaacctTTTTTGATCTCATGTTaataaacatccatccatcttctagactgtttcgtccctttcggggtcaagATGGTTGTCAGACCCTAATACAATATCTTTTTCCcgtacatttttttcccttatgaCTTCCAGAActccttttcttttgtcatcaaagttgttttttgttgattttttttccccacaaacctaacaaaaaaattaccagAGCATTAGAACAGTAAAAttagacaaaagaaaatcagcAAAATGGCACAATTCACCTTAGAAAGTCAAAGAAGAGTCTTGTGTTATTATAAATGTCATAAAGCAGCTCCACattaaccaccagtctcctgaaacctccatgttctggagattgtgctgggagacacattaaaccttcttgctgcagcacgtgtggatgtgccatcctggagaagttggacaacctgtgcaacttctgtagggttaaggagtCGCCTCATCCtaccagtagagataattatcaagccaataTCAGCACGAGTgaaaaaccagccaaaaaagatcaagagggagaaacttgaaatgacctccacatgtaacaccagtcctgtttggagggttttctaattgttgccactgaagtgcacctgttgttaattccatgaacaccaatacagctgaaattgattaacgaggccctcagctggttaaccaacaagaaaattatcagacaggtttaattcaattcgtgccaggcccaataaaaaaaatgttcctttaatttttgtgagcagtgtattttTTCCTGTACCCACTTTAAACCACAAGCTGATTTCATACTACTCCTGAGTTGTAAATATTTCCATAAGTCCTCCTTGTCTGTCATATTAAAGGTCTCTTTTACCTCACTAAATAACATAAAGGTATTGTCTATATACAAGTTCCCTAATTTTTGTATTCCTCTCTCAAGCCAGTTGTGCGGAGCAAGTGTGATTTTCCTACCAATATTCTTGGGTTATTTCAAACTGAGGAGTATGCCTGTTTGTAGGGACAGAGTcttaggcccgatccgaatactcccttTCTCCCTTCCTCTTCACACTCCCACTCCGCCTTAGCCCTCCGAACGGAGATTTTTGGAAAAGTGTCTTGGAAATTGTGTCTTCGATTTCGGACAACACTTCCCCTTGATTAAGTCATCAACTGTTGCCGGTAGTCAGGAAGACATTAGCGAGTGAGACGTCTGTTTTGTCTCTCTAGCAACGTGCCGTCATCTGTGGTGTTCAACGCAATTATGTGTGTATTAGCACACATATTGCGTTTAAACAATGAAAGGAGGAGAACCACCAGAAGGCAAAATCGACTGCACATTCTGTGGATGTGGAGGTATTTTTTGCATATGGCATGTGTAACTATTTCTTAAAACAATACGAAAGTACCACAAGTATGCCAACAGTAGCAAACATCGCTAATgccaagaatttttttttcttcaattctttgtttattagttttttctttaaaaatggaaCATTACAATTAAACATTACAAACTTTAGGGATGTGTGCCTCAGGTTCAGTctcaaaaagcaaagcaaaataCGATTGTATGCATATCCAAGTCAATCcatgtttcaaataaaatctcCTTTTAAAGGTGTTAcacagaggtggggactcgagtcacatgaattggactcgagtcagactcgagtcatgaatttgacgactttagactcgacttggactttcctacctctgactcgtgacttgactcggactttggTATAcgtaacttgtgacttgactcggacttcagccctctgactcggaaagacttgctattcatcccccaaatccacggattataaagtattttataaagTATGTCGAGAGGAAGCCGCGTGCCACGTTCTATCTGTTCCGTGTGTGTttgcccaacatccaatcaaattagggcgacgtttgattgatgtgacagtccaatcaatcaaattgcagaaaaacatagtCCCGCCCTCCCTTTAAAAGCACGAGTTCCTGCCGGTGTTTTTAGTTCTGGGataaaagtttatagatcgtccacaacaaacggtttgcagttCGGAGAACATGTGGAtataaggattactcacagagattcaacatcaaccaacttcatctgactgtaggagcagcaaaatcaagtaagttctgagtgaaagcggacgctagcttagcggctaaccgctagctgcatTAAATGAATGAGACTGTAAACTCCGTTAGCACTGTGACACCGTGCAGCTCGGTATAATCACagagtgacaacaggtgatttggacatttccaccactcagatcCTTATCTGGATCTGGGCGGGACGTGAGTGATCATAGCGGGAGCAGCAGGGCTGCTGGGGAGCGGGCTCGGTTGTTCTCGGTCGTATTCTGATATAAATCCAGCAAATGTATTATAGAATTCACGGAGATGCTGCATGgggtgttttcttttccttttttgagtttaccacttttgctgctttaagtTTTACggtgtgttttagtaaaaaaaaaaaaaagcatcctctttctctggggtcacattccctcttgaatatttgctgttccttccttttttattgacaaaatatttacatttacttctataagagtttttagtttgcatgtctttattttagtgtttcacctgctatcATTAGATGTGTACTTCTGATAAAAAAGATTTCcaccataaatacaatttatttgattctaatgaatttaatcatgaatactcataatctctgtattcagagtatttcctgttcaagtacagcgtgaacaaagtaatattttgtgcataactgtgcaatatatttatacataaaatttcatttaaagtcactttataaatatatgtaccaatatgtactgtatatatatatataaacacactacatttagttttacatttagcatttttgttttgaatcctacttttctgtcttgaacacataatttaacttaactcctattaacttaatgtgagatattttgacagtaCGTTGACAGAAatcttgacagaaaaaaattgacagaaaatctatttcacaacaaaaatgttaaacataaacctagatgtactattcatatattttgttctgttttgtttttttagtcaaactaaaccaggggttggcaacctttaacagtaaaagaaccatttgggctcTTTTACCCGCTGATCAAACCTAGAAAGATCCAcatcttactttagcctttaagaaatttggattgcattcatgactttctttttttatatatatatgaattctatctatttttttggcgtgataaaattaaaaaaatataaaaaatactggcatttctcaaaatttgatttttttttaacatttttaccttttacttttagtagaggccaaattagcaaaaaagctagcttgttgcctaattactagctcaactccaaactagcataaaattcctcagtaaattaaatcggCCAAAAAtttcagcatgttgctaaaagaaaagcttaactctaaattagcctcaaaactCAACGAGATAATAGATTAgcctaaaatgtttaaaaaattaattagaggccaaattaggggaaaaaaagctagcttgttgcttaattactagctgaactcctaaatggcctgaaattcctctgtaaactaaattagtcaaaaacatttgcatgttgctaaaataaaagctaaactctaacttagcctaaaaactccagtagataacaaattagccataaatgttagcatgttgctaaaataatagcttatcCCCAAATTTTgagaattaatattttattttcttcagccagagagctaCCATGGAGGGacagaagagccacatgtggctctggagccgtaggttgcagacccctgaactaaacCAATCtgattttacattcttttactccaaagtggtattttgattcattcatgcatttctgagtaccagtaatcctctacaaactgcgctgttagcagcagcccctcccatacccacaaaaacgagcctcatgatctgatgtcacagagtgagaccgccccttttaggaagagtctgctctgacagctccgtccccagtctaacaccaacacccaatttctacactgagctaatgatgatcagcataaaactttcattttagatgcagaaaatcgtatatcttccagttgtgttctGTCTTCCAGaagttccagctcaaacagtttgttactttagatgcgggactcctttaagaccccccattgggcacagtcttgagtgtatttttgttgtgaagcagtgtagcaATGGCCAGGCCTAGTgagggcagatatatggtatgtgcatccatctttgaaaataattaatatttatttttgagggaaaaacgaAGACAtactgctggctctagaatgaatccatgaaatgggcggcagccacatgcagcggcaggcggagcctcaggaatttagttgttttactttcaggtaggacaaaaactgaagaaaataactggtagtatttcataaatgtgttttttagtgttccaaaggtaatacatgatcatttatatggatatagttcactctgaaaggcttaagaaaatcatggtatgaccccttaaatatccagactaccctggttccctgctgtctccatctaaccacatttcaaatgtggtaaaCTGCGTTTTAGTTAtagataaattattttggatttttgaggtggggatgcatcaactcagtgggaatttagctaaaatgcttgtaaaatacagttcataaaagcaaacatgatctgtgtaattaatattacattgtttttgaaatgacttgaaatgacttcaaacattaatagtaggacttgtgactcgacttgagaattgctggtcttgacttgtgactcgacttgggacttgagtgcttttgacttgggacttgactcagacttgaGGAcgaagacttgggacttgactcggacttgcaaaacaatgacttggtcccacctctggtgTTACATACTCAATCcagcttttccatttttcatgAAAGACCTCTTGTTGCAGTCTTACGCAAAAAGTAATCCTCTCCATTTTATAGACATCATAAACAATATTTATCCAGTCATTAAGCAAAGGCCTTTGAGGATTCAACCATTTTCTTGTGATAGCTTTCCTTGCTGTCGCACTCAttatttgaaacaaatatttcttctttCGTGTGGCATGTTCTTCTTCCAAACATCCTAGATATAGAGTCTCTAGTGTGAACGGGATGTCCAATCGGAAAACATTCCTTAGACCCTTGTGGACTTCAGTCCAGAAAGGAATTATTTGTGAACACGTCCAGAAGATGTGCGTGTGGCTTGCTTCCAGTGCTCCACACTGCCTCCAACAGGAGGATATTAGATTCCATCTTTTAATATCTTCTTTAATTGAGTTTATAAGTGGTTGAATATTTACCATGTATAAATTTGTTAGGTTTTGATGCAAATTTACACCTAAATATTTCATTGTAGTTGCCTCCCATACTAAAgggtatttttttatcatatgtTCTGGTGGGCTGAACCCAAGGcataaaatttgtgtttttgttatattcAATTTGTATCATGAAAATGTTCCAAAATCTTCTAAAAGTGAAAGTAGTTCATTGAAAGAGTGTTCAAGGTTAGATAAATATACTAgtacatcatctgcaaacaattAAATCTTTTGTTCTCCACTATTCATCGCTATACCTGTTATATTGGGGTTCTGGCTAATCCATTGATTCAGTGGTTCAATGAACAGAGCAAATAACAACGGGCTAAGTGGGCATCCTTGCCTTGTGCCTCTCTCGAGTTTAAAAGTCTCTGAGACTCCtccattaatttttatttttgcctttggATTCTCGCACAACccctttattgttttaattaaggTGTTGTGAAATCAAAATTCCTCAAGGACTTTGTACAGAAAGTCCCAGCTGACGCTGTCAAAGGATTTTTCTGCGTCTAGGCCCACTAAGAGTGTTGGTATATTATTATCAGTAATATATCTAATTATATGAAGTGTTCTGCGGATATTGTCTTGGGTTTGGCGGTGACGAATAAATCCTGTCTGGTTTAGGTTTATGATTTGAGGTAAGAAAGAATCCATTCTTTTAGCCAATATATAAGTGAATATTTTATAATCCTGATTTAAGACACTAATTGGTCTAAAGTTTCCACAGTTGAGTTTGTCTTTACCTTCTTTTGGAATCAGGGAAATCACTGCCTCACTCCAAGAGGGTGgggttttgttttcctttaataCCCAGTTAAAGGTGCGTTGTAAAATAGGGGCAACAAGTTCTTTCATCATTTTATAAAATTCAGGTGGAAAACCATCAGGGCCAGGGGACTTGTGTGGTTTAAGGTGATTTATAGCAGCCTCAATTTCTTTTAAGGATATTTCCTTTATCAACTCCTCCGCTTGTTCTGTGGTTAACCTAGGTAGTTTGATCTTGGAGAAAAAATCTtccatttttatataattatttggTGGTTGGGAGTATagttttttataatatatatcaAAACAGTTTTGAATCTCTTTGAACTTGTGTTCGATCAGATTTGTCTGTGGATTTCTAATTTTAAAGATTGTGTTCTCTGCTTGACGTTTCTTTAATTTATAAGCCAATAACTTTGTCGCTTTCCTTCCTCCCTCataatatgtttgttttgtgaataccatttttttttgaaTATCTTTAGTATAGAGGTCGtcaatttcatttcttttttttgctatttgttcttttattttatggtcTCCNNNNNNNNNNNNNNNNNNNNNNNNNNNNNNNNNNNNNNNNNNNNNNNNNNNNNNNNNNNNNNNNNNNNNNNNNNNNNNNNNNNNNNNNNNNNNNNNNNNNNNNNNNNNNNNNNNNNNNNNNNNNNNNNNNNNNTCAGGATCTTGTGTATTTCTAAAGTTAAGATTCTAACAGCTGGAAAGAAAAATCTCAGTTTTACtgtcagacatttttctgagtagggctgtaacgagtatccgggtgctcgggtattcgcaatctgctcccaaaaattcgaGTACAGATATTTGCGACGTCCAATATGATTcttgatctttataaatgtagtaaattgtaataaaatatgatcataatatcatctgtggacgatgtatttttgctctgaaatgcagattaatgccggattttaagtttacgaactaaaacaaagagccgCAGTACACCAGAAGTAagcacatcttcgtgacggtgaagaTGTTTGAggacattggaatgttttatcagcgattttcttgtggaaatcctgatgcggtCCAGCCTCActcagactccgcctccagcagtccagcctcacccagactcccCCTCCAGCGGTCCAGCCTCACCCAGGCTCCGCCTCaagcggcccagcctcacccagactccgcctccagcgctccagcctcacccagactccgcctccagcggtccagcctcacccagactccgcctccagcggcccccggctgaattgagtttgagacccctgttccAGAGGGTGTTTTGTGAATATACAGGATCTGTGGAGGTTTACTGAGGACCATCCAGTCCTAATCATAGTCAACATTAGGTTAGCCTGTTCCTAGTGCACGTTTGACTACAGCAGGACTGTCCTCTGGTACCAGTTTAGTTTGTAATCTTTACTGACAGAACTTCTAGGTACAGAGAGGctggagggggtctggtttggagACCATAGGATTCATCAATACTTTTATTCATAATGTTGACTTGATCAGGACCTTCAGCTCTAACTAGAATTCAGATGATAGTAAAGTGGTTAGGATGAGGTTCAGTACCATCAGGTCAGAGACCATGGTTCAGAGAAaagtagtttgtcctctctgggaGGGTGGAGAGCTGCTCctccaggaggaggagttcaagTGTCTTTAGGttttgttcacaagtgagggaagattggagcCAGATTGACCAGCTGCTGGACTGATGGGGGTTAGTGCGGTGTCCACTCTCTCACAGTCATTCTACCAGCTGGTCATGATGAAAAAGTCACTGATCCAGTAGAGAAGCTCTCAATCTACTTGTTGATGTTTGTTTCACCAACAGTCATCAGGTCATGTCTAATAGAGGACATTCCCAGAGACGAGCGGCCTCCTGCTCAGTAGCTGAACCCTCTTGGAGACAGAACCAGGAGCTCAATAATCAGGAGAGAggtgggggtgggtgggggcaCTGCCCCCCTCTTTAAATGGAGTCAGCTGAGACAGCTTGGAGTTGTGATTCAGGTACGTTCTTAAAAAGGTATTCTGGGTATGTCCCACCTGGCAGAGACTTTGAGGATGACTCAGGACTACATGGAGAGATCAAATCTCTAGACTGGTCTGTTTATGCACCAGGATGGAAAGTCTGGGTATCATTGCTTAGACAGATGGTCCTGTAACCTGGGCcatggatggatcaatggatggatgatggacaggTCATGGTTGATGTTCTGGAGGTTAATAGAGGGAAGCAGTTGGAGATGGTCACCTCCTGTTGATGTTGAGGGTCTGTTTATATCAGCAGTGAAAGGTAAACAGTGTGATAACAAAGGATGGGAACAATTCCTCTGTTATCATCTNNNNNNNNNNNNNNNNNNNNNNNNNNNNNNNNNNNNNNNNNNNNNNNNNNNNNNNNNNNNNNNNNNNNNNNNNNNNNNNNNNNNNNNNNNNNNNNNNNNNNNNNNNNNNNNNNNNNNNNNNNNNNNNNNNNNNNNNNNNNNNNNNNNNNNNNNNNNNTTCATCCTGAAGCTCGTCAGCTTGACCATGATGGACCTCGGCGGTGCGTTCGGGGGCGGCTTCGGTATCGGTGCGCGGAAAGCAGCCTTCACCTTTATTTCTCCCGCCGCCGGTAGATTGTCAGTCAGCAGGCGTTCGACATATGCAGCCACGGAGCCGGCATTTTCCTCCAATCCTTCTTTTACGCCGTATATTCGGATGCTTTTCTGTCTTGAGGGGCTCTCTAATTCAGTCACTTTGGCACTCAGTTGGATTTGGAGTTTTAACAACTCCGTTACCGCTTCCTTCGTGGCTTCTGTTCGAGTTTCCACCTCATCAATCCTTTCTTCTGcctcattttatttgtcttgtGAATTTCCGCGTGAATACCGTTCAGTTGCTGGCTGTTGTCCTTTCTGAACTCTCTCAGTTCTTTTAATATGATGCTCAGATTCACACTGTTGCCATCCTCCATGTCCGATCCCGTTAGCATATCTTCGCTGTTAGCCGGAGGAGCTTGGGTGATTTGGTCTTCGTTTGGgtagttcaattttttttacctttagcTTTGGGCATTTCTTTACCAACCCGTGACTCTTAAACAAAGTTCTTGTCTaggttttgtttgaaaaatcgAGTTTTACCAGGTTTTTTACCAGCTTTTGTCGGGAGCACGCTTTCTTATGTCGCCATGTGTAGACGTCCAACCGGAAGTCCCCCGccaagaaatgtattttaaatgctaaatgtcTTTGACCCATCTGATTTTATCCCTCCTCGAGCTGTGCTCCAGTCTTTTGAGCCTGTGACTCTGTCTTTTCTAGAAGACATTGTCATGCATATGAAACCATCAGGCTCTCCTCTGGATGCCGTCCTCTctcgtttttttaaacaaatcttcacCAGCATAGAGCAGCTGATCCTCACATGATCAACATTAGTCTGTCTATGGGTGTGGTACCTACAGATTTCAAGCATGCTGTTGTTAAACCTCTGATCAAAAGACCAAACCTTGACCAGTCTGTTTTAGCCAACTTTAGGCCCGTCTCTAGGTTACCCTTTCTCTCAAAAATTCTGGAGAAAGTGGTGTATCTACAGTTGCAATCTTTCCTGAATGAAAACCATGTCATGGAAAGGTTTCAATCCGGCTTTAAAACCCTTCACAGCACAGAATCTGCGCTGCTGAGGGTTTTTAATGACATCTTCCAGGCAACTGATGATGGAAACGTTGTTGCCCTTCTTTTGCTGGACTTGTCCGCAGCTTTTGACACTGTGGAGCACAATATCTTATTGTCCAGATTAAAGGGTTTGGCTGGAATCTGTGGTACCGCACTTGACTGGCTTAGATCTTATTTAACTGACAGGACTGTCTGTGTGAGCATATCAGGATCCTACTCCTCAACTGCTCCACTGTTGtttggggttccacagggctctattCTAGGACCACTTTTATTCTCCTTGTACCTCCTTCCTCTGGGTGCCATCCTGAGAAAACATGGAGTCTCCTTTCACTGTTACGCTGATGACAGCCAGATTTATCTACCAATAAAGAAAGGAGGCTCCGTTACACCATTACTGTCTTGTCTTCAAGACATCAAAGACTGGATGGCCCTCAgctttttaagatttaatgataaaaaaacggAAGTGATGGTGTTTGGTCCTAGCAGCTCCTGTGACCCCTCCTCAGTGGAGCTGGGTCCTTTGACTCCTNNNNNNNNNNNNNNNNNNNNNNNNNNNNNNNNNNNNNNNNNNNNNNNNNNNNNNNNNNNNNNNNNNNNNNNNNNNNNNNNNNNNNNNNNNNNNNNNNNNNNNNNNNNNNNNNNNNNNNNNNNNNNNNNNNNNNNNNNNNNNNNNNNNNNNNNNNNNNNNNNNNNNNNNNNNNNNNNNNNNNNNNNNNNNNNNNNNNNNNNNNNNNNNNNNNNNNNNNNNNNNNNNNNNNNNNNNNNNNNNNNNNNNNNNNNNNNNNNNNNNNNNNNNNNNNNNNNNNNNNNNNNNNNNNNNNNNNNNNNNNNNNNNNNNNNNNNNNNNNNNNNNNNNNNNNNNNNNNNNNNNNNNNNNNNNNNNNNNNNNNNNNNNNNNNNNNNNNNNNNNNNNNNNNNNNNNNNNNNNNNNNNNNNNNNNNNNNNNNNNNNNNNNNNNNNNNNNNNNNNNNNNNNNNNNNNNNNNNNNNNNNNNNNNNNNNNNNNNNNNNNNNNNNNNNNNNNNNNNNNNNNNNNNNNNNNNNNNNNNNNNNNNNNNNNNNNNNNNNNNNNNNNNNNNNNNNNNNNNNNNNNNNNNNNNNNNNNNNNNNNNNNNNNNNNNNNNNNNNNNNNNNNNNNNNNNNNNNNNNNNNNNNNNNNNNNNNNNNNNNNNNNNNNNNNNNNNNNNNNNNNNNNN
This window contains:
- the LOC112155235 gene encoding trace amine-associated receptor 13c-like — encoded protein: MVNHRPSASPSVGPKVPQPMGPTTPGADPTDPSPHTRREEPRRSQSQEQTPAPAPAPKHLPCGSTVEIMTRQNPWALYLLGPPLPMENPSLLDRTPTLPQSQRGTDPSPQGQAAAQGQEPLFGSFQCFRKPRLHLTKAFFLDTVLSIISIITVVLNLLVIIAVSHFRQLHSPTNIILLSLAVSDFLVGLLLLPLEVYRNTSCWFLGEIMCAVYYYLACCIPFVSIGNIVLISVDRYVAICHPLQYPTRITTVRVKTCVCLCWLWYGLYSILYIKDQIIHLIEPGENFGCLGQCSIIFNYTIGVVDLILTFVLPVTAIVVLYMKVFVVALIQARSMRSHVTFVSVQHPAKAKAKKSELKAARTLGILVVTYLSCFCPAYCAVLVEIDFLSAYMLLALFYFNSCVNPVIYTLFYPWFRKAIKIIITLQILKPDSRETNML